In Desulfobacter hydrogenophilus, the genomic stretch TCTCCCTGTTTTTAGTGACCTCATCCATTAAAGAGGCCAAGCTGGCACGAGCTTGGGTGTAGGTCGTTTGTATTGTCATATTTTTTCCTTTTTTTATGTACATTAAAGGTGTACATGTTCCCACAGGGATTGTCAATACATCTATCATTGCCGGGCCCTCCCATCCCAAGTGAAGTGAAGTGGTTCCTAAGGCGTCTCTCAATGCTTCGTGGATAAGAGGATACTCATTTTTTATCGATTATTATTTTTCGCGCTGCGAAGAAAAATCTTGCCGGGTAGGGGGCAACAGCCTGTCAAAGGAGTCTGCCGGTATTGCGCTCCACACGTATGGCCCGGTCATCATATAAACGTTCCATGTAATAGTCCTTCACATTGGTGATTTCAAGATCCGGCAGGCCGTTCTGGGTCATCCAGGCCCGGATTTTTGGAATCTGGGCAGGGTCACAGGCCCGGGCCGTAAAAATTTTAACCCGGATACCGTTGTCCACCATGCTGCGGACCATATCGACTATGGCCGGTATGGGGGCACCGATGCGGTCAAGGGTTGATGTCTCGTTCCAGACCGCCAGGGTGCCGTCCAGATCTACGCCGTACCAGGGGCCGGGGGGGGGGGGATCTGATCCGGCGTCCGTATTTTCGGCCGGATTTTGAACGATGTCTGTTAAAATTTTTTTTATGGCGGACAGCATGACGCCTTCTCCATTGTTGAAAAACTCACTTTTCCGGGATACCGTTTTTACTGACTGGATGGAAACAGGGTGTTGGTTTTGCCGGTGATATAATAGGCTGCAAGTCCTGTCCATTCAGTTGCTGCCATGACAAGCCTTCCAAGGTTTCCGGAAAAATTAAGGCCTGGCTTTATTTTCCTGTCAGGCCGGGTAAAATGATCCACGGGATAAGGGATTACGGGCCAGTCAAGACGGTTAAACACCCCGACAGACCGGGGAATGTGTGCGGCTGTGGTCACAAGCACCCAGATTTGTCCAGTTTCAGGATGAACCAGGGTCTTTGCAAACAATCCGTTTTCATAAGTATTTCGAGATTGGTTTTCAAATACTATGCTTGAGGTATCCAGGCCCATATCCATAAAAACCTGCCGGGCCGTATTTGCATCGCTCCATTCCTGGTGCGTGGGGGTTCCGGATCCGCCGGTAAAAATATGCACCGCATCCGGATATGCTCTGACAAGACGGGCAAACCCGATATACCGGTCAGCGGCATCATTTAATTCGGGTTGATGCCACATCTTGGTCAGAAGATTTTTTTCCGCCCCGCCAAGCATGATAATACCGTCCACTTTTTCCGGCAGGATCGGGTTTGTGGGAAATCTGTGCTCAAGAGGAGCTAAAAGAATGGTTCCTAAAGGAAAAACAGTAATAACAATCATCGCCAGAACCACACACGCAAGCACCCATTTTGCCTTTTTCACTGCCCCTGAAAACCAGAATATCATTCCCATTACGGCAAAAGCAACCAAAAGAAAATCCGGGCGGATGATCATCCATATCAGCTTGGACAGCCAGAAAAATAATGAGTCTGTCATACACAAACACTCCAGAGAAATTAAAATAAATATTCAAATTTTAGGTTCTGTTGACATTTTAATGTAGACATATCAAAGCGGCAGCAAAGCGAATAAAATGCAGATAATTTTTTGCCCATTTTTTAAACTGTGCGAAAATCCGACGACATTGTTTCAGCTTGCCAATAAAGCGCTCGATAAGATAGCGTTCTTTAAGGACTGCTTAAACAAACATTCGGCAGGACTTTTCCATTCCAATATATATCGTTTTTCGGGTTTTAAGAAATACCAAAATTTTGTGCTAAACAGCATTCGAAAAATTTGCGTTTCTCACATGTCATTCCTCCAGATAGCTGATATTGAGGCGGAAAAATTATGGACGGTCGTCAGATGTCAACAGAACCTAGGACCGCAGATTAAATAAGTTGGGCAGAAATAACGCCGAACCTTGGTTCATCTACAAGGCGTATTAAAGGTTGAACAGCAGTCCTACTGGGTCTTTGATGCAACGAAGTAGATGAGCCCAAAGGCAAGCTGTTTCGTTTAAGTTATTTAATCTGTTGTCCTTACAGGTGTTATTCTTTGTTTGGTCCAAAAATCAAATATTCGGCCAATATTCGTCTTCCAGTCCGGCAAGCATAAGGTCATACATTCCTGCATCGGTCTGCTTCAGATCGACCAGCAGTTCATGGATATTTGCAAAATAGGGGATCCGTTCACCATGATATTGTACAGGCACCCCTATTTGTTGGAATAGAAATCCATATTTTTTTAAGGCATAAAATATTTTTTTTTCGGTGATCATGTACCAGTGGGTCAACCCCTGTCGCAAACTTTCATGGAGCATGACCTGGTAAAGCCCCAGGACAATGATCGGGTTTTTTCGGCCCTCCATTTCTTTTGGGATGGTCCCATCGTCGGGCAGTACGCCGCCTTCTTTTTTCTTTAAATAAGACTCTACGCCATACATTCCGTCCTCTTTACGACGTCTGAGGTCTTTGGTTACCGTAAGTCTGGAAATTTCGCCGGTTTTATTCGGCTCCGGTTTTTCCCCTGTAAAATTTAATTTTGTGGCATGTTCAATGGGAAATCCTTTGTCTGAATTAAGCACCAGCCGTATGGTACCGACCACGGAATCTGTTTCGTTCAGGCAGGCAAAATGGATGGATTCTTTTTCATACTCATCTTTTTCCAGTCCGTCCGGATGGTCATGTTTATTTTCAAACCCGAACTCATCCACATAGACTTCATACCTCATTCTAAAGGTATCTTTTAAGATATCATCATCTATGACCTGACCAAACTTGAATCTGTCGTAGGTAAGAGTTTTGCTGATCATCTTTAAATTCACCTGTATTAATTTTTTTGTATGATAATTTTACCGAAAATCACTGTATCATCTTGTAATTTTTAGGATTGTTTGTCAAGTGCTTTCCCCGGAGGACATCCGGATTTCTTTTTAATAATGTCTGCCGGTTTTGTAAAAGAAATATAGCTGTTTATGTATTGAGTATTGAGAAAAAACCATTTTGTTTGCATTTTTTATAAAAAAACTTGTCTTGAGAATAGCGAATAAGTAGACTGAATATTACGCAAACACTTTTGAGTTATGCCAGGGATAAAATTCATCATGGTGTGACGTTATAACTGCTTGAGTTTGCAGCCTGAAATAATTTGTTTATGAAATTATTATGACTCTCACAAAGTCGCAAAGACACCAAGAGGAGATGAGTTCTTTGTGCCGTGGTGGCCTTGTGAGAGAATAAAGACAAGAGGTATAAGGTGTTTCCCATGGATTTTATTACCCGATATAAATGGGTTTTAAGGACAAGGGCATCTTTCCCCATGTGAACTTAGAGCTTCTATCTCGAATAAATTAAATCAAGGGCATTTCTAAATTTGAGGAAAATACTATGAAATTAGATGCCATGTTCGAAAAGCTTCAAACCCTTGGCATTGGAAACCGGCGGGAGTATATGAACCAGGCCTTCTCAAGAAATATCGGCCTTCTGACAGAAGATGAACAGAAGAAATTAGAAAAGGTCCGTATTGCCATACCGGGTATGGGAGGGGTGGGAGGAGCACATTTGATAACCCTCGTCAGATCCGGGATCGGAAATTTCAATATTGCCGATTTTGATTCTTTTGAGCCGGTTAATATTAACCGCCAATATGGGGCTGCTGTGCAGGATTTCGGCAGGCCGAAACTGGAGGTTATGAAAGAAAGAGCCTTATCCATAAATCCATACCTTCAAATAAATACCTTTGATAAGGGTATAAATGAAGACAACATGGATGAATTTCTTGACGGGGTAGATGTCGTCATTGATGGGCTTGATTTTTTTGTTTTTGAGATACGAAGAAAGTTGTTTAAACGAGCGGCACAAAAAGGCATTTATGTAATTACAGCCGCTCCTTTAGGGTTCAGTTCGGCTGTATTGGTCTTTTCTCCGGACGGTATGGGTTTTGACGAATATTTTAACATTACCAAAGGCATGACAGCCGATGACAAGTACTTGTCATTTGCCATGGGGCTGGCTCCGAAGCCCACCCACATTAAATACATGAATCTTTCAAGGGTGGATTTTAGTTCCAAGGCCGGCCCGTCCATGAATATTGCCTGTCAGTTATGTTCGGGAATGGCGGCGGCAGAAGCGTTGAAAATTATCCTGAAGCGGGGGCGTATCAAATCTGTACCATATTATTGGCAGTTTGATCCTTATCAGAATAAATTGAAAACTGGAAAATTGTACTTTGGCAATAAAAATCCGGTGCAGCAATTGAAAAAAGTTTTTGTTAAAGTGTTTTTGATGAAAAAAAGGATAAGATAAATGGGCAGAAAATATGTCGATCTGCTGTTGAAATTTCCAAAATGGTTTTCTTTTTTACTTGTAGCGGTAACCTGTATATCAGCTTGGTTATTATCTCTCCTCCCGGTTGAAACTTCCGTGGAATCATTAATCATGGAAAATGATCCTGATCTTGTTTTTTACGAGACCTATAAAAAAGAATTTGGAGAGGACGAATTTATCATTGTTGCATTTTCATCAGACAATATTTTTACTCCGGAAATGCTCAAAGAAATTCACGGCCTGACCCTGAAACTTGAAGCTGTTAAAGAGGTTAAGGAAATTATCAGCATAACTAATGTTGAGAGCATCTTGGGCACGGAATATGATTTTATAGTCCAGCCCTTGTGCCAGGACATGCCTGAAACCATGGCCGATGCCCAAAAGATTAAACGCTTGGCCTTCAATCTGAAATCGGTTAAAAACAATATCGTTTCAGATGACGGGAAATCCTCTTTGTTCCTTGTCCGGACCCTGCCCCACGAGGGCGATGAGACTTATGATGCCCGGCTGCTCAA encodes the following:
- a CDS encoding YdcF family protein — its product is MTDSLFFWLSKLIWMIIRPDFLLVAFAVMGMIFWFSGAVKKAKWVLACVVLAMIVITVFPLGTILLAPLEHRFPTNPILPEKVDGIIMLGGAEKNLLTKMWHQPELNDAADRYIGFARLVRAYPDAVHIFTGGSGTPTHQEWSDANTARQVFMDMGLDTSSIVFENQSRNTYENGLFAKTLVHPETGQIWVLVTTAAHIPRSVGVFNRLDWPVIPYPVDHFTRPDRKIKPGLNFSGNLGRLVMAATEWTGLAAYYITGKTNTLFPSSQ
- a CDS encoding PEP-CTERM/exosortase system-associated acyltransferase; translation: MISKTLTYDRFKFGQVIDDDILKDTFRMRYEVYVDEFGFENKHDHPDGLEKDEYEKESIHFACLNETDSVVGTIRLVLNSDKGFPIEHATKLNFTGEKPEPNKTGEISRLTVTKDLRRRKEDGMYGVESYLKKKEGGVLPDDGTIPKEMEGRKNPIIVLGLYQVMLHESLRQGLTHWYMITEKKIFYALKKYGFLFQQIGVPVQYHGERIPYFANIHELLVDLKQTDAGMYDLMLAGLEDEYWPNI
- a CDS encoding ThiF family adenylyltransferase, whose product is MKLDAMFEKLQTLGIGNRREYMNQAFSRNIGLLTEDEQKKLEKVRIAIPGMGGVGGAHLITLVRSGIGNFNIADFDSFEPVNINRQYGAAVQDFGRPKLEVMKERALSINPYLQINTFDKGINEDNMDEFLDGVDVVIDGLDFFVFEIRRKLFKRAAQKGIYVITAAPLGFSSAVLVFSPDGMGFDEYFNITKGMTADDKYLSFAMGLAPKPTHIKYMNLSRVDFSSKAGPSMNIACQLCSGMAAAEALKIILKRGRIKSVPYYWQFDPYQNKLKTGKLYFGNKNPVQQLKKVFVKVFLMKKRIR